The Leptidea sinapis chromosome 27, ilLepSina1.1, whole genome shotgun sequence nucleotide sequence ATGCAAGTTTTATCTGGAAACTATAATAGGCTAAGAAACAACTAAGACTACTATAGATttctatttacaaaaataaagtttataaacaTTAACTGTCAGAAGtagtgaattaaaaaaaaaatatgtatgcaagctaatattgtattattgctTTTGACAGTTCTTtggtaattttattacttttatatattatctagATTAGGACGCTAGCTGACTGCGTAGGAAGTGCTTATACAAAAGTGGACGTATAAATAGTGAaatatggaaaaaaaataactaatatatgTCATACAAGATGgatataaagattttaatgTTAGAGATATTAACTTGGTTAACAATAACCAAAAGAATTACTTTCAGATTAAATATAAtctattataacatttatcaGATATCGAGGAAGTTATTAATAAGCATATTTAAATGGTTAACTAACAAACGTTCGTGATTTGTATTAAAGAGAAGAATTTAATTGAAACAATCAAAACTGTATTTTTGCTGCCTACAAATTTTATGTGTCTACAAAGATATTTTGCCTTCCATTCATTTACAATTCTATGTTGCCTTAATATTGTTTGAAATTGTCGAATATTATTTggaattactttaaaatatcctTAATTATGcccattcaataaaatattcggTTTTGAAtcaagtttaaatatataacataaaagagGGAAAACCAATATAACAATATCCGATGCTATTtagcaaaataataaatttgacgtGCTATatctatatttgtaaatatcTAATTTGTTTAGTCTAAGAAAGTAAGTTAAAaccttaattataatatatttgcttTGGTATTTTCGACGATTAAGCTAATTTTTACTCGATCCTCATTTTAATTCATAGATTTTATTAGCTTAAACATTCAACATATAATTTGCTggtgaataattattatgttatctaATCTGTCATCTAATATTAAGTTGTGTTCTTAATGCACACTGCACACCTTGATACTTTTTGTAGTAAGCGACCAGATTTTAATGTTTCTCGTTCGGGCATTGCAAACTGTTTGTTGTCGTCGATCGTCGTAAGCCAAAAACTAAGCTTATTAGCAAAGTGATGGCATGTGCCCCCTTCTCCATTACATTCAATGAATGGTGTTGCTCGGAAATCTTCAAGACAGGAACCAGGACTAGCTAGCGCTTGCCCTCCACCATTACCCCCAGCTCCAGTATGCTGAAATTGAATAAGGCATTATATTATCgcaacaaacttttttttatgaaaattaggggcgagacgagcaggacgttaagctgatagtaattgatacgacctgcccattacaatgcagtgccgctcaggaatcttgaaaaaccccaaaaattctgagtggcattacaactgcgcttgtcaccttgagacatcagatgttaagtctcatttgcccagtaatttcactagctacggtgcccttcagaccgaaacacagtactgcttacATATTTATGCTTCaagcaaaaataggcgccgttgtggtacccataatctagccggcatcctgtgcaaaggagcctcccactggtaaaactataGCACAGCGTGAGTAACACCCGCTACCCTGATACATAACGATTAATTACTAagtttaaatgataaaaaaatactacgattaaaaaaaaacgacatcaaaaactgaaaagtatcaaatagctaaaaattttatttaatacacctcttatgcaaacctatacctttaatattaataaaatagtattattggtatgtgctacctattcatAGGATTGAAGTCAAGAATTAAATCAAGagttacgtaaatcggatcataaatctcagagtagtctgtgtacatacataagaaaaataccgatcgaattgagaacctcctcctttttgaagtcggttaaaaagataatattaataaaaagattaCATTGTCGAATCAAACATCCATACGGAAAAAAACGAAAGTTGTAAAAAAGAAAGTTAGTAAGTAAAGCCGTCTGATTCTGTTTCTTTCTGTCTCTTGTTCTAGTAATGCTGAAGTACTCACCATGACAAAACTGTATCCGATCCATAGTGAGTTCCACCCAACGGGGCAGCTCGGTATGTCTAATGACTGGCTGTGTACTGCGATGACATTTGAGGGCACTTCACACACCACGCACCTTGAAATATATCTCGCAATCTCATTGTTCTGCACAGGCATCATGGGAATTGGACTATTGGTGGATAGCCAATAACTTCTGTCATTTCTACTTGCATAATTGCAAACGTCGTTAAGGTCGCAGAAGAGGAATGGCATTGTGCTAAACTTGCGTACACAGGAGCCGGCATATCCTAAGTCTTGATTATGTGCTTTTTCGTTTccatcaatatataataaagaataacCATCCCATAACTTAACGTGACCTGGTTCACACTGAGGAATCATTTCTGTTTGACTGTGTCTAACCAAAAGAATTCCTGTAAGGTAATCTGTTGTAACACAAGGAGCCCCTGGAGGACCGCGCTCACCAGGTTGCCCAGTTCGCCCAATGTCACCTCTATCACCTTGAAGTCCTTGTAAACCTGGAGGGCCAATGGGTCCTGGATATCCTCTAGGACCGGGAAAACCTTGATCTCCCTTTTCACCGGGCTTACCGTCCAAACCGTTAGCTCCTGGTAAGCCTGGAGGACCCGGGAGTCCGTCGCTTCCTGGTGGCCCTCTAGGTCCTGGTTCTCCATTACGGCCATAAACTATTGCTGCAGCGTCACCCTTATTTCCTTTTTCTCCATCGAAACCGACTGGACCAATATCACCTGCAGGGCCTTGATCACCCTTATCCCCTTGTGGACCAATAGAGCCTGGAACGCCATTAATTCCGTCAAGTCCTCTGTCTCCTTTGTCACCCTTTTGTCCATTAAGCCCTGGACGACCTGTCAAACCCCTTGGACCTCTTTCCCCTGGCAAACCAAAGCCGGTGGCACCACGATCTCCTTTATCACCTTTCTCACCGTCTCTACCAGGTTCTCCTGGCTGACCAGGTGTACCATCATAACCTGGTGGACCAGGAAGACCTTCAATCCCTTGATCTCCTTTTTCTCCTTGTTTCCCTGTTGGGCCTGGGAGACCTTGACGACCAACTGGACCTGGTAATCCTGTCAAACCTTGTTCTCCCTTTTCACCTTTAGATCCAACTGGACCTTGACGTCCTTGCTTTCCAGGAATTCCTGGCAAGCCTTTTTCACCTTTTATTGTAAGACCTGGAATACCCATGGGTCCTGTTGGCCCTTGTTCACCTAAAAATGAGAAACAATAAGTATCTGATTTGATAATAATACAACCAAATTGGTAAGTAAAAAAACATGTATTAATTTACCTTTGTCACCTGTTCTGCCCGGTCGACCCATGTCACCCTTTGAGCCCCGTAATCCTTGATTTCCTTTTTCACCTTGAATACCTTGCAAGCCTTGTCTGCCCTGGTTTCCTTTTTGTCCAGGAAGTCCAGGCAATCCTGGTGGTCCAATATCACCAGTATCTCCTTTTTGATTGATAGATAAACCTGGTAACCCTGTATCACCCTTTTCGCCCTGATAGCCTCTCGGTCCTACCATACCAATTGGCCCCATTGGGCCTCTTTCTCCTTTAGCTCCATCTTCTCCATCCCTTCCTGCTAAACCGATTTCTCCCCTTTCACCAGTCTCACCGTCCAACCCAGTGAATCCCCTTTCTCCCTTTGGACCTTGCATGCCATCTAATCCTGGTTGGCCAGGGATACCCGGTGCACCAATTTGTCCTCTATCACCTTTATATCCAGGTAGACCTGCCAACCCTTTATCTCCTTTATCTCCAGGCAAGCCAGTAAAACCTCTGGGACCAATTGGTCCCATATCACCTTTAGGACCTGGGAGTCCTGGTATACTAAGTCCAGGTAGCCCAGCATCCCCCTTATCACCTTTTTCGCCGTCTATTCCTGGTAATCCATCAATTCCAGGTGAACCTGGATATCCAGCGTTACCCTTTTCTCCTTTATCTGCTACCAGTCCTGGTTCACCCTTAGGCCCACTTAAACCTGGATAACCTTGGTCTCCTTTATCTCCTGGTAAGCCTTGTGTACCTGGCAAACCTGGTGGTCCTCGCCAACCCATATCTCCTTTAAGACCCGGTAAGCCAACTGGCCCCGGAAGTCCATCTAATCCTGGTTCTCCATTAATACCTGGTGATCCCAAATCTCCTTTGTCTCCTTTTTCACCAGGACTGCCGTCTATTCCAGGCAATCCACGTGGACCTGGTCGGCCTCGAGCCCCAGTCAAGCCTTTTGGTCCATCGTTTCCTGGAACCCCTGGATTTCCTTTGGGTCCAGGAAGGCCTATTACTCCGTCTTTGCCCGGCAATCCTTGATATCCTTGCTCCCCTTTAGGCCCATTTAGTCCTGGAGTCCCACGTATACCGGGAACTCCAGGTGGACCCACAGGACCAGGCTCCCCTTTAGGTCCTACAGGACCTGGCCATCCTGGTTGACCTGTTAAGCCCAAATCACCTTTTTCACCATTCAAACCAGCAGGTCCTGGAGGACCGTCAAATCCAGGTGTTCCTACAATTCCTCTTAGACCCGGTTCACCTTTTAGACCCTTTAATCCAACTGGCCCGGGTGGTCCTGGCATTGACGGTCCTGTTTCTCCTGTATCTCCCTTAAGACCTGGTTGGCCTGGATATCCTCTGGGCCCAATCAAACCAGCTGTACCTGGGAAGCCCATGGCACCCAATTCACCCTTATCTCCTTTGTACCCTGGAGCACCTCGTGGTCCAACCGGACCCGCGAGGCCCGTTATTCCCTTTTCACCCTTATCTCCTGTTCTTCCCATTAAACCTCTATCACCTTTATCACCAGGTATTCctgtaattgtaaaaataagTTAGGCAGTTGACAGGACATATAAGTACAAATTGGCCAGTTTCATATCTCAACTAGATGTGAGCTGTATCaccgtatttatttattaacgcacACCAGatcgtataaaatataattttcttaatgttaTGTTACCATTAGTATTTCTAAAGTTTAGGACAATTAtggtaaacataaaaattacaaaatatagcccctaattacttctgaaaaatagtattattactatcgctacaataaaaatataataagaaatgaaagtacaaattataaatctAACTTATTAATTGAAAGAATGgaaacgaaaaaaaaagaaaaacgtcttattttacaaatgcagattgagtagcagctaagtgtttaacaacactttctttgAATCTGACCTCTGTTCTGAATTggtattgtttaaattattgtactcGCTGAGctcgcgaagaattcgagcgagagCTGCCTGAACTCCCAGGATGGTTTTTACAGAAGGAACTTGGAAGATTCTTTACGAAAGAACGAAACATACtgaacttattttaaatattgtttcacCCATAGAAAGCTTAGTTAAGTAGcttaatttttatagaaaaacatttgaaatccccagaaaaattacaataatgtaTCTCAATGCATCAAATATTTGCCATTAACGTCATTTTTGAGTGTGCGCTGCGAAtactatacctacatacattgAATATTGATATCTGTTTTatgatttattgtatttaaatcataCGCCACACCAttataaaaacatcaaaaa carries:
- the LOC126972741 gene encoding collagen alpha-1(IV) chain; its protein translation is MSVHVLWLVVFAVIAPPSGVSTQQDGYNRGDIEDNSIYPSQWPSFSSQGYYQAPAENSYYGLSGRPDLPVPSPTAPEPPPAQYPSYGQNFAVYDPLTRRRTTAFDRNCTAPGCCVPKCFAEKGNRGFPGRQGPPGLQGLQGHEGSEGPQGAKGQKGQIGPQGPHGPKGDRGRTGAKGFTGLAGPPGPQGEPGMYGIPGRDGCNGTDGPPGELGPKGNQGPRGVPGVKGEKGYKGEPAHVGRYSKGQKGEPGADGMQGPQGPVGPTGAPGLPGPRGNTGPMGPSGIKGDKGSKGSKGQSIQGNKGDRGDRGDRGPSCPSSYLPAHGNKGAIKGVKGNMGAKGEKGEQGRIGEKGDTGIMGEHGLPGQMGVKGEKGIRGNPGDIGPRGMFGPPGPMGPKGDTGENGLAGLPGRDGAKGEPGKDGLPGLRGLKGVPGPPGGRTGSQGPPGPPGPRGYMGPSGPPGTDGQPGERGSQGPMGPTGGQGEPGTPGSEGPPGHKGSKGEAGLDGLRGEMGPRGYDGPTGPPGPRGPSGQDGISIPGEKGVGGQPGLPGEKGQKGERGYNGLRGVPGNSTLGTPGSPGEMGPPGEKGEKGTPGFNGYPGNPGEKGDIGGRCNECWPGEAGQKGDRGFPGVPGERGERGPPGSDGLPGVRGSDGLNGLPGSPGSPGDRGDEGPNGPPGDNGADAIVPSDLVRGPPGRKGDQGEKGAQGVKGDRGSDGQPGPMGLNGMPGKKGELGRMGSPGIDGMPGADGVPGLPGAKGASIKGEKGEHGDFGQKGDKGYSGRGGEKGEPGQCPNELKVLTKGEKGNQGPQGVQGPQGIPGDKGDRGLMGRTGDKGEKGITGLAGPVGPRGAPGYKGDKGELGAMGFPGTAGLIGPRGYPGQPGLKGDTGETGPSMPGPPGPVGLKGLKGEPGLRGIVGTPGFDGPPGPAGLNGEKGDLGLTGQPGWPGPVGPKGEPGPVGPPGVPGIRGTPGLNGPKGEQGYQGLPGKDGVIGLPGPKGNPGVPGNDGPKGLTGARGRPGPRGLPGIDGSPGEKGDKGDLGSPGINGEPGLDGLPGPVGLPGLKGDMGWRGPPGLPGTQGLPGDKGDQGYPGLSGPKGEPGLVADKGEKGNAGYPGSPGIDGLPGIDGEKGDKGDAGLPGLSIPGLPGPKGDMGPIGPRGFTGLPGDKGDKGLAGLPGYKGDRGQIGAPGIPGQPGLDGMQGPKGERGFTGLDGETGERGEIGLAGRDGEDGAKGERGPMGPIGMVGPRGYQGEKGDTGLPGLSINQKGDTGDIGPPGLPGLPGQKGNQGRQGLQGIQGEKGNQGLRGSKGDMGRPGRTGDKGEQGPTGPMGIPGLTIKGEKGLPGIPGKQGRQGPVGSKGEKGEQGLTGLPGPVGRQGLPGPTGKQGEKGDQGIEGLPGPPGYDGTPGQPGEPGRDGEKGDKGDRGATGFGLPGERGPRGLTGRPGLNGQKGDKGDRGLDGINGVPGSIGPQGDKGDQGPAGDIGPVGFDGEKGNKGDAAAIVYGRNGEPGPRGPPGSDGLPGPPGLPGANGLDGKPGEKGDQGFPGPRGYPGPIGPPGLQGLQGDRGDIGRTGQPGERGPPGAPCVTTDYLTGILLVRHSQTEMIPQCEPGHVKLWDGYSLLYIDGNEKAHNQDLGYAGSCVRKFSTMPFLFCDLNDVCNYASRNDRSYWLSTNSPIPMMPVQNNEIARYISRCVVCEVPSNVIAVHSQSLDIPSCPVGWNSLWIGYSFVMHTGAGGNGGGQALASPGSCLEDFRATPFIECNGEGGTCHHFANKLSFWLTTIDDNKQFAMPERETLKSGRLLQKVSRCAVCIKNTT